A genome region from Setaria italica strain Yugu1 chromosome III, Setaria_italica_v2.0, whole genome shotgun sequence includes the following:
- the LOC101769856 gene encoding agamous-like MADS-box protein AGL29: MVAPRGTGRTSQGRRRIEIAYIEDPARRMVTFSKRKSGLLKKASELSLLCGARVAAIVFSQAGKPFAFGSPSVDHVLRLCAPLPAGDKDEDSLGIGFTGDAIGGGDREVVEATARRKEAATARVAEEAARMSYIGKKVLRAAAGRFWWEADVEALGAEELREFARALRRLRDNVRRRADKLPLAPVSQPTTTLLQ, encoded by the coding sequence atggtggcgcCGCGCGGGACCGGGAGGACGAGCCAGGGGCGGAGGCGCATCGAGATCGCCTACATTGAGGACCCCGCCCGCCGCATGGTGACCTTCTCCAAGCGCAAGTCGGGGCTCCTCAAGAAGGCCTCGGAGCTCTCCCTCCTCTGCGGCGCGCGCGTGGCCGCTATCGTCTTCTCCCAGGCCGGCAAGCCGTTTGCGTTCGGTAGCCCCTCCGTAGACCACGTCCTCCGCCTTTGCGCCCCGCTCCCCGCCGGCGACAAGGACGAGGACAGCCTCGGCATCGGCTTCACCGGCGacgccatcggcggcggcgaccgcgagGTGGTGGAGGCGACGGCACGGCGGAAGGAGGCGGCCACGGCGCGCGtggccgaggaggcggcgcggatgAGCTACATCGGGAAGAAGGTGCTCCGGGCCGCCGCGGGACGGTTCTGGTGGGAGGCGGATGTGGAGGCGCTCGGGGCGGAGGAGCTGCGGGAGTTCGCCAGGGCGCTCCGCCGGCTCAGGGACAACGTGCGGCGCCGCGCCGACAAGCTGCCGCTGGCCCCTGTCTCGCAGCCGACGACGACGCTGCTGCAGTAG
- the LOC101769455 gene encoding probable carboxylesterase 18, producing the protein MAGSDSARRKPPSLPWTVRIQTTAFALVHRVDGSIRRSLFSLGDRKKRATPRPDPSEFVRSADVGIDASLGIWARVFSFSPSAVAAADIPYPVVVFFHGGGFTLLSAASRTYDSFCRRLCREVGAVVVSVNYRLAPQHRFPAAYDDGVAALRYLDGTDLPADLVPVPVDLSSCFLAGDSSGGNMVHHVAQRWASMSAAASPPLRLRLAGAILIQPFFGGEERTVAELAFDKACRTLSMARADHYWREFLPEGATRDHPAARVCGEGVELAGTFPPAMVAVGGFDLLKDWHARYVDTLRRKGKMVRVVEYPDAFHGFYAFPELADSGKFMDDMKLFVNEHRCKRPV; encoded by the coding sequence atggCCGGCTCAGACAGCGCCCGCCGGAAGCCGCCGTCCCTGCCGTGGACGGTGCGCATCCAGACGACCGCTTTTGCACTCGTTCACCGCGTGGACGGCAGCATCCGGCGCTCCCTCTTCTCCCTCGGCGACCGGAAGAAGCGCGCCACGCCCCGTCCGGACCCCTCGGAGTTCGTCCGATCCGCCGACGTCGGCATCGACGCCTCCCTTGGCATCTGGGCGCGCGTgttctccttctccccctcggccgtcgccgccgccgacatccCGTACCCCGTCGTCGTGTtcttccacggcggcggcttcacGCTCCTGTCGGCGGCGTCCCGCACCTACGACTCGTTCTGCCGCCGGCTCTGCCGCGAGGTCGGGGCCGTCGTCGTGTCCGTGAACTACCGCCTCGCCCCACAGCATCGTTTCCCGGCGGCCTACGACGACGGAGTCGCCGCGCTTCGCTACCTCGACGGCACCGACCTGCCAGCCGACCTGGTACCGGTCCCCGTTGACCTCTCCAGCTGCTTCCTCGCCGGCGACAGCTCCGGCGGCAACATGGTTCACCACGTGGCCCAGCGTTGGGCGTccatgtcggcggcggcgtctcctCCCCTGCGCCTCCGCCTGGCCGGCGCGATCCTGATACAGCCGTTCTtcggcggggaggagcggacGGTAGCCGAGTTGGCGTTCGACAAAGCCTGCCGCACATTGTCGATGGCGCGGGCGGATCACTACTGGAGGGAGTTCTTGCCCGAGGGCGCCACCCGGGACCAcccggcggcgcgcgtctgcGGCGAGGGTGTTGAGCTGGCCGGGACGTTCCCTCCGGCGATGGTGGCAGTCGGCGGGTTCGACCTGCTCAAGGACTGGCACGCGAGGTACGTGGACACGCTGCGCCGGAAGGGGAAGATGGTGAGGGTGGTCGAGTACCCGGACGCCTTCCATGGCTTCTACGCGTTCCCGGAGCTCGCCGATTCCGGCAAGTTCATGGATGACATGAAGCTCTTCGTGAACGAACATAGATGCAAGCGTCCTGTTTAG